In Candidatus Eisenbacteria bacterium, the genomic stretch CCCGCCTAGTGGAAAAGTGGCTTCGAGAGAGGCCAAGGACTTACGGAGTTTTTCCTTCGCCTGGCTCTCCGAGTGAGGGTAGTCTACGCTCCATGAGGACCGTTCCGTGCCGTCAATAGGTTCGGCTTGGCCAGTTGAGCGCGTCGTTTTCGTGGTTTCCCTCCTGCCCCTTGGCTGGTTTTTCTTTCGGGCGATTCCACGCGGCGAGCGTGTGCAAGCACTCCTGGCCATTCCTAAGGCGCTCCTAGCCATACTGCTATTCATCGCGTGGGTGCTTTTCTGGCCAGACTTTTCGTGCGGCACCCATGTTCCCCTGACGGATCCACCAGCATACGAGGACACCTACTAAATCCGCTCGACCTATGCCGTGCAAATCGATCTCTATGAAGCTTCGGGCTCAGATCCTGAGCCGAGACAACGCAGCGCGAGTACACCAAGGCGGGGAGGCCAGGGTTACTGCTTCACGACATGCGGAGGAGCGCGGCGCGCAACATGAGCCAGGAGGGGATGCCTCAGCACCTCGTGATGAAGGCCACGGGGCACAAGACGGTCGAGATGTTCCACCGGTACGCGATCGTGTCTCAGGCGGATTTGGAGGAGGCGCTCGGGCGAGTGGCGGACAAGGACAGCGCGCCGCGGGGAGAATGACGACGGGCCGGAATCGTGATCCGGCCCGCCACCCAGAACACCTTCACCTCGCCGATACAGCGCAACTCCACTGAAGCTTGTCCGACTTGTGGCGATTGTTCTCCCACTGCAACGGCTGCAAGTTACTCAATGCGTCGGTGCCATTCGCGGCCACAGGGGTTATGTGATCGATTTCCCAGCCGGAGTTGGTCTGCATCCCGTACGCGGCCTTCCGAATCAGCGCGCCGCACGCATCTATCCGCTCGACGTTTGGATCGTGACCCGCTATGGCACGTCCTTTGTTCCAGACTGCATTGATGATCGAGGGATCGAATGATCCACCAGATACAGTCGTGTTCCGGTAACGCATTTTGGACTCCTTGGTCGATGTTGAACTTCGTCTGTTGGAAGGTCGAATAAAAGAATTGATTGCGGGCGGTGCGCGAGGTAGTTTGCGGAAAGCCCCACTGCCGTGGCTTCCGTTCATGGCGAAGATCTCCTTGACCAGGGGGTTTTGGGGTTCTTGGCCTGGGGTGTTTGCGCACCCCGGGCCATCTTGTTGCCTACGGCTCCAGCTTAAACTCAGCCCTCCTCTTCATCCGCTCATCGAACCGCCGACGGGCCTGCTCTAACTCGCGTTGAAGCGCCGAGAAAATCCGATCCACATCCGTGGAGTTGAATTCGTAGACGCCTTTGTTGCTGCAATTGCCCAGCACCCGTAGCTTCTCGATCACCAAGC encodes the following:
- a CDS encoding HNH endonuclease, whose amino-acid sequence is MNGSHGSGAFRKLPRAPPAINSFIRPSNRRSSTSTKESKMRYRNTTVSGGSFDPSIINAVWNKGRAIAGHDPNVERIDACGALIRKAAYGMQTNSGWEIDHITPVAANGTDALSNLQPLQWENNRHKSDKLQWSCAVSAR